A section of the Apodemus sylvaticus chromosome 10, mApoSyl1.1, whole genome shotgun sequence genome encodes:
- the Smim22 gene encoding small integral membrane protein 22 isoform X2, translating to MGLSADELQASAEDVLGRLKSRQLFQSEWDIAAFVVFLTFVGTVVLLLLLVVVHCCCCCCCTSPRPRKEKPKGVDNLALEP from the exons ATGGGACTTTCTGCTGATGAGCTCCAGGCCTCTGCCGAGGATGTACTAGGGAGGCTGAAGAGCCGGCAGCTGTTCCAGTCGGAATGGGACATCGCTGCCTTTGTGGTCTTCCTCACGTTTGTGG GCACCGTggtgctgttgctgttgctggtggttgtgcactgctgctgctgctgctgttgtacCTCCCCCAGGCCCCGGAAG GAAAAGCCCAAGGGTGTGGATAACTTGGCCCTGGAACCTTAA
- the Rogdi gene encoding protein rogdi homolog, producing MATAMAASAAERAVLEEEFRWLLHAEVHAVLRQLQDILKEASLRFTLPGPSTEAPAKQENFILGSCGTDQVKGVLTLQGDALSQADVNLKMPRNNQLLHFAFREDKQWKLQQIQDARNHVSQAIYLLANRDESYQFKTGAEVLKLMDAVMLQLTRARNRLTTPATLTLPEIAASGLTRMFAPTLPSDLLVNVYINLNKLCLTVYQLHPLQPTSTKNFRPAGGAVLHSPGAMFEWGSQRLEVSHVHKVECVIPWLNDALVYFTVSLQLCQQLKDKISVFSSYWSFRPF from the exons ATGGCGACCGCGATGGCTGCGAGCGCCGCGGAGCGGGCAGTACTG GAAGAGGAGTTTCGCTGGTTGCTGCACGCTGAGGTGCACGCCGTGCTGAGACAGCTGCAGGACATCCTCAAG GAGGCCTCTCTCCGCTTCACTCTTCCAGGCCCCAGCACCGAGGCTCCTGCCAAGCAGGAGAACTTCATCCTGGGCAGCTGTGG CACAGACCAGGTCAAAGGGGTGCTGACTCTGCAAGGAGATGCCCTCAGCCAGGCG GATGTGAACTTGAAGATGCCTCGGAACAACCAGCTGTTGCACTTCGCCTTCCGGGAGGACAAGCAGTGGAAGCTGCAGCAG ATCCAGGATGCCAGGAACCACGTGAGCCAAGCTATTTACCTCCTAGCAAACCGGGATGAGAGCTACCAGTTCAAGACGGGAGCGGAGGTCCTCAAG ctcATGGATGCTGTTATGCTGCAACTGACTAGAGCCAGAAACCGGCTCACTACCCCAGCCACCCTCACCCTGCCGGAGATTGCCGCCAGCGGCCTCACG cgGATGTTTGCACCTACCCTACCGTCTGACCTGCTGGTCAATGTCTACATCAACCTCAACAAGCTGTGCCTCACTGTGTACCAGCTGCACCCTCTGCAGCCCACCTCCACCAAG AACTTCCGCCCTGCCGGCGGCGCAGTGCTACACAGCCCTGGAGCCATGTT TGAGTGGGGCTCGCAGCGCCTTGAGGTGAGCCACGTACACAAGGTAGAATGTGTGATTCCCTGGCTCAACGATGCCCTGGTGTACTTCACGGTCTCCCTGCAGCTCTGCCAGCAGCTCAAAGACAAG ATCTCTGTGTTTTCGAGCTACTGGAGCTTCCGACCCTTCTGA
- the Smim22 gene encoding small integral membrane protein 22 isoform X1: MGLSADELQASAEDVLGRLKSRQLFQSEWDIAAFVVFLTFVGTVVLLLLLVVVHCCCCCCCTSPRPRKVSPRKEKPKGVDNLALEP; the protein is encoded by the exons ATGGGACTTTCTGCTGATGAGCTCCAGGCCTCTGCCGAGGATGTACTAGGGAGGCTGAAGAGCCGGCAGCTGTTCCAGTCGGAATGGGACATCGCTGCCTTTGTGGTCTTCCTCACGTTTGTGG GCACCGTggtgctgttgctgttgctggtggttgtgcactgctgctgctgctgctgttgtacCTCCCCCAGGCCCCGGAAGGTGAGCCCCCGGAAG GAAAAGCCCAAGGGTGTGGATAACTTGGCCCTGGAACCTTAA